From Planctomycetota bacterium, a single genomic window includes:
- a CDS encoding serine/threonine-protein kinase — protein sequence MEALGGCRILGELGRGAMGTVYKAERGGTIVALKVLADRWAGDPAFADRFVHEGLIMARLSHPAIVRVLDVGRDLGKFYLVLEYVEGPPFARAIRRRAFTPRQSARIVAAVARGLDHAHAHGIVHGDVTPSNILLKGDGSPKLTDFGMARRPGGPSGEAGRTAGTPVYMSPEQAAGLHDVIDARTDVYSLGAVLYEAVTGRAPFAGRSTIEILEKVLREAPPRPSEAEPELEAIVLKAMEKDPARRWASAKELAEALEGWARRASDCFSMLSP from the coding sequence ATGGAAGCGCTGGGGGGATGCCGCATCCTGGGCGAGCTGGGCCGCGGCGCGATGGGAACGGTCTACAAGGCCGAGCGGGGCGGCACGATTGTGGCGCTCAAGGTGCTGGCCGATCGGTGGGCCGGGGATCCCGCATTTGCCGACCGGTTCGTGCACGAAGGGCTCATCATGGCGCGGCTGTCGCATCCCGCGATCGTGCGGGTGCTCGACGTCGGACGCGACCTCGGAAAGTTTTACCTGGTCCTGGAGTACGTGGAGGGGCCTCCGTTCGCGCGCGCCATCCGCCGCCGGGCGTTCACGCCCCGCCAGAGCGCGCGGATCGTGGCGGCGGTCGCGCGGGGGCTGGACCACGCGCACGCCCACGGAATCGTGCACGGCGACGTGACGCCCTCGAACATCCTGCTCAAAGGGGACGGCTCGCCGAAGCTGACGGACTTCGGAATGGCGCGGCGGCCGGGGGGACCGTCCGGCGAGGCGGGCCGGACGGCCGGGACGCCCGTCTACATGAGCCCGGAACAGGCCGCGGGACTTCATGACGTGATCGACGCCCGCACGGACGTCTATTCCTTAGGGGCGGTGCTGTACGAGGCCGTCACGGGCCGGGCCCCGTTCGCCGGCCGGTCCACGATCGAGATCCTCGAGAAAGTGCTGCGGGAGGCTCCGCCGCGGCCCTCGGAGGCGGAGCCGGAGCTCGAGGCGATCGTCCTGAAGGCGATGGAGAAAGACCCGGCGCGCCGCTGGGCCTCGGCGAAGGAGCTGGCCGAGGCGCTGGAGGGCTGGGCGCGGCGGGCGTCGGACTGCTTTTCGATGCTTTCGCCATGA
- a CDS encoding PDZ domain-containing protein, with product MTRVHYVLSMPEPQSHLFHVRVEVRSAPGEFTDFVMPVWTPGSYKVRDFARHVQDFSAGPHPWKKLDKSRWRVFAGGDVTVEYRVWAFELSVQTSHLDAEHGYVNGASVFVYADGHKDAPVTLEVRAPRGWKIATGLDRRGRLFTAPNYDVLVDCPLEIGTFRERSFRVRGIPHRLVIHGRGNYDEDRLVRDIRRIVATEISIFRHIPYRHYTFILHHAPDRGGGLEHLNSTSLQYPPTGYRPREKYDNFLELVAHEFWHLWNVKRIRPEMLGPFDYEREVYTTLLWVLEGLTSYYDTLVPCRARLFTPETYFKRIAERIQKYEEKPGRKRQSLSESSFDTWIKLYQPNENAPNCQMSYYEKGELVGLCLDLEIRRRTRQRASLDDVFRTLYEEYGREGRGFPEGEFKRTCERFAGNLDRFFADYVDGTADIPWNRFLGVAGLRLEKKPRKPEEGEPRRPERPWLGITTQKSAGALTVASVLEGSPAWREGLSPKDEIIALDGARVNPDEFDKRLEDYAPGDRVRIAVFRNGFLKEIPVTLGRKENLQWTIRKVKDARPAQKDAYESWLWRPWQEKRKGKSE from the coding sequence ATGACCCGCGTGCACTACGTCCTTTCCATGCCCGAGCCTCAGTCCCACCTCTTCCACGTCCGTGTGGAAGTGCGGAGCGCTCCGGGAGAGTTCACGGACTTCGTGATGCCCGTCTGGACGCCGGGGTCCTACAAGGTCCGGGATTTCGCCCGCCACGTCCAGGACTTCTCGGCCGGACCTCATCCCTGGAAGAAGCTCGACAAGAGCCGCTGGCGGGTCTTCGCCGGCGGCGACGTGACCGTCGAGTACCGCGTCTGGGCGTTCGAGCTTTCCGTCCAGACCTCCCACCTGGACGCGGAGCACGGCTACGTCAACGGCGCGAGCGTCTTTGTGTACGCGGACGGCCACAAGGACGCCCCGGTCACGCTCGAGGTCCGGGCCCCGCGCGGGTGGAAGATCGCCACGGGCCTCGACCGCCGCGGCCGCCTCTTTACGGCGCCCAACTACGACGTCCTCGTGGACTGCCCCCTGGAAATCGGCACGTTCCGGGAACGCTCTTTCCGGGTGCGCGGCATCCCCCACCGGCTGGTCATCCATGGCCGCGGGAACTACGACGAGGACCGCCTGGTCCGGGACATCCGCCGGATCGTAGCCACGGAGATTTCGATCTTCCGCCACATCCCGTACCGCCACTACACGTTCATTCTGCATCACGCGCCCGACCGCGGCGGGGGCCTGGAGCACCTCAATTCCACGTCCCTCCAGTACCCGCCCACCGGCTACCGGCCCCGCGAGAAATACGACAACTTCCTGGAGCTCGTGGCCCACGAGTTCTGGCACCTCTGGAACGTCAAGCGCATCCGGCCGGAGATGCTCGGGCCCTTCGACTACGAGCGCGAGGTCTATACGACCCTCCTGTGGGTCCTCGAAGGCCTGACGAGCTACTACGACACGCTCGTTCCCTGCCGCGCCCGGCTCTTTACGCCCGAGACCTACTTCAAGCGCATCGCCGAGCGCATCCAGAAGTACGAGGAGAAACCCGGCCGCAAACGCCAATCCCTTTCCGAATCGAGCTTCGACACCTGGATCAAGCTCTACCAGCCCAACGAAAACGCCCCGAACTGCCAGATGAGCTACTACGAAAAGGGCGAGCTCGTGGGGCTGTGCCTGGACCTGGAGATCCGGCGGCGAACCCGCCAGCGCGCCTCCCTCGACGACGTCTTCCGCACCCTGTACGAGGAGTACGGCCGCGAGGGCCGCGGATTCCCGGAGGGGGAGTTCAAGCGAACCTGCGAACGCTTCGCGGGAAACCTCGACCGCTTCTTCGCCGACTACGTGGACGGCACCGCCGACATTCCCTGGAACCGTTTCCTCGGCGTCGCCGGACTGCGCCTGGAGAAGAAACCCCGCAAGCCGGAGGAGGGCGAACCCCGGCGCCCCGAACGGCCGTGGCTCGGGATCACCACCCAGAAGAGCGCCGGAGCCCTGACCGTCGCCTCCGTCCTGGAAGGCTCCCCCGCCTGGCGGGAGGGACTCTCCCCCAAGGACGAAATCATCGCCCTGGACGGAGCCCGCGTGAATCCCGACGAGTTCGATAAGCGCCTGGAGGACTACGCCCCCGGAGACCGCGTCCGAATCGCCGTCTTCCGCAACGGATTCCTCAAGGAGATCCCGGTCACGCTCGGCCGCAAGGAGAATCTCCAGTGGACGATCCGGAAGGTCAAGGACGCCCGTCCCGCCCAGAAGGACGCCTACGAGAGCTGGCTGTGGAGGCCGTGGCAGGAGAAGCGGAAGGGAAAAAGCGAATGA
- a CDS encoding serine/threonine-protein kinase has translation MPDFPSASSESGDPLGLDATTRRCPSCGERYAGEGHSGCAAGPTRPASSRSRLDEIPEEAAAHAQDPSRRLHQYILVRQIGKGGMGTVWKAWDLKLTRWVAIKFLTATDEEDVARFQREAKLAARLRHPNIAPIYEVGEAPPTAPGQAPRPYLAMEYIDGQTLAAAPPLPIRETVEIFVKVARGVDAAHRAGVVHRDLKPQNIMLNADGWPYVMDFGLAKALEMESSLSVSGAIMGTPAFMAPEQAQGHLEEIDARSDVYSLGATLYAVLCRKPPFEGRSVMEVLMKVSTESPPPPRSVRPDLPETLEAILRKAMAPKKEDRYPSAGALAEDLQRFLDSRPVEAPAPPPRGVRLGILLAGTAVLLGAAAMVWRLAARPRIREAGRPAVAATSSAPREDPLAAVTRWRKGWLEDRRALVYTAFRPEDAEAASRAAARLRGLRDLPAVETEEVKDWFRGQIEDVRRDVDRWAARPRSEWPDRREEAARAARWCEAVRGAVREVPELAGVASEAEALGARAAAMASYRGTFLLRVYVRGARVEELRRGGKPVSFPGDPEAPYVVELEVDDYEVDLAHASGRETVAVKGAAHGKTYTLVGRPGAVRLVGP, from the coding sequence ATGCCTGACTTCCCGTCCGCGTCGTCGGAGAGCGGCGACCCCCTGGGTCTGGACGCCACCACCCGGCGCTGTCCCTCCTGCGGCGAACGCTATGCGGGGGAAGGACATTCGGGGTGCGCCGCGGGGCCCACGCGGCCGGCCTCCTCCCGCTCGCGTCTGGACGAAATTCCCGAGGAAGCCGCGGCCCATGCCCAGGACCCTTCGCGGCGCCTCCACCAGTACATTCTCGTCCGCCAGATCGGCAAGGGCGGCATGGGCACCGTCTGGAAGGCGTGGGACCTGAAGCTGACCCGCTGGGTCGCCATCAAGTTTCTCACCGCCACCGATGAGGAGGACGTGGCGCGCTTCCAGCGGGAAGCGAAGCTCGCCGCCCGGCTGCGCCATCCGAACATCGCCCCCATCTACGAGGTCGGCGAAGCCCCGCCCACCGCTCCCGGCCAGGCGCCGCGTCCTTACCTGGCCATGGAATACATCGACGGGCAGACCCTGGCCGCCGCTCCGCCGCTTCCGATCCGCGAGACGGTGGAGATTTTCGTGAAGGTGGCCCGCGGCGTCGATGCCGCTCACCGCGCCGGCGTCGTCCACCGGGACCTCAAGCCGCAGAACATCATGCTCAACGCCGACGGCTGGCCGTACGTCATGGATTTCGGTCTGGCCAAGGCGCTGGAGATGGAAAGTTCGCTTTCCGTGTCCGGGGCCATCATGGGCACCCCGGCGTTCATGGCCCCCGAACAGGCCCAGGGACATCTCGAGGAGATCGACGCGCGCAGCGACGTGTACTCCCTCGGCGCCACGCTCTACGCGGTGCTTTGCCGCAAGCCTCCCTTCGAGGGGCGCAGCGTGATGGAAGTTCTCATGAAGGTCTCGACCGAGTCGCCCCCGCCCCCCCGCTCCGTGCGGCCCGACCTTCCGGAGACCCTGGAGGCGATCCTTCGGAAGGCCATGGCCCCGAAGAAGGAAGACCGCTACCCCTCGGCCGGCGCCTTGGCGGAGGACCTCCAGCGGTTCCTGGACAGCCGACCGGTCGAGGCCCCCGCGCCGCCCCCTCGCGGCGTGCGCCTGGGAATCCTGCTGGCGGGAACGGCGGTCCTTCTGGGCGCGGCGGCGATGGTCTGGCGCCTCGCGGCGCGCCCGCGGATCCGGGAGGCGGGGAGGCCCGCCGTGGCCGCGACGTCCTCCGCTCCGCGCGAGGACCCCCTGGCGGCCGTGACGCGCTGGCGCAAGGGATGGCTGGAAGACCGCCGCGCCCTGGTCTACACCGCGTTCCGTCCGGAGGACGCCGAGGCGGCCTCCCGCGCCGCCGCGCGGCTGCGCGGCCTCAGGGACCTGCCCGCGGTCGAAACGGAGGAAGTCAAGGACTGGTTCCGAGGCCAGATCGAAGACGTCCGGCGCGACGTGGATCGCTGGGCCGCCCGACCCCGCTCGGAATGGCCCGATCGGCGGGAAGAAGCGGCCCGGGCCGCGCGGTGGTGCGAAGCGGTCCGCGGCGCCGTCCGGGAGGTGCCCGAGCTCGCCGGGGTGGCTTCGGAAGCGGAGGCGCTCGGCGCGCGGGCGGCGGCGATGGCGTCGTACCGCGGCACGTTCCTCCTGCGCGTGTACGTCCGCGGGGCGCGCGTCGAGGAACTGCGGCGGGGCGGGAAACCCGTCTCCTTCCCCGGCGATCCCGAAGCGCCCTACGTCGTCGAACTCGAGGTGGACGACTACGAGGTGGACCTCGCGCACGCCTCGGGCCGCGAGACGGTGGCCGTCAAGGGCGCGGCGCACGGGAAGACGTATACGCTCGTGGGTCGCCCGGGCGCCGTGCGCCTCGTTGGACCCTGA
- the treZ gene encoding malto-oligosyltrehalose trehalohydrolase yields MSGDGTRVPGAAWLGEERCRFVVWAPDRAVEIHLLGPRERWVRLVPAERGYHAAVVEGVPPGTRYRIRVDGREERPDPASAFQPEGVHGPSEVDDPRFPWTDAGWSGLSLDRYVIYEIHVGTFTPEGTFDAAISELDGVRDLGVTAVEVMPVAQFPGSRNWGYDGVFPYAIQNTYGGPAGLRRFVDACHARGLAVVLDVVYNHLGPEGNPLWGLAPYFTEAYRTPWGAAINFDGPWSDEVRAYFIENAKRWIRDFHVDALRLDAVHAIVDPSARPFLGELADEVHALGRSLGRRVYLIAESDRNDPRLVAPPERGGDGLDAVWNDDFHHALHALLTGEREGYYRDFGTLGQLGRAFTDGFVYAGEYSEFRGRRHGASSARVRGEQLVVFAQNHDQVGNRPKGERLAAQVSFEELKLAAGAVLLAPNVPLFFMGEEYGETAPFLYFVSHGDPGLVEAVRRGRSEEARRWGVSEGIPDPQAEETFLRSKLDRTLARRPAGKALREYVRAFLELRRRLPALARLNKEATSVQVREAERVLLVHRAAGGRALGVLNFARASRRVTLPAAGGRWAKELDSADPRWGGPGTRAPEGLDLAAPAEVDVAPSSVVVYSAPEPPVEGWAGAVSGT; encoded by the coding sequence GTGAGCGGGGACGGGACGCGGGTTCCGGGCGCCGCCTGGCTCGGAGAGGAGCGGTGCCGGTTCGTGGTCTGGGCGCCGGACCGGGCGGTCGAAATCCACCTGCTCGGACCGCGCGAACGGTGGGTGCGGCTCGTGCCGGCCGAGCGGGGCTACCACGCGGCCGTCGTCGAGGGAGTCCCTCCCGGGACGCGCTATCGGATCCGCGTGGACGGGCGGGAGGAGCGTCCGGATCCGGCGTCCGCCTTCCAGCCGGAGGGGGTGCACGGCCCGTCGGAAGTGGACGATCCCCGCTTTCCGTGGACCGACGCCGGTTGGTCGGGCCTTTCGCTCGATCGCTACGTGATCTACGAGATTCACGTGGGAACCTTCACCCCCGAAGGCACGTTCGACGCGGCGATTTCGGAATTGGACGGCGTGCGGGACCTCGGCGTCACGGCGGTCGAAGTGATGCCGGTGGCGCAATTTCCCGGATCGCGCAACTGGGGATACGACGGGGTATTCCCTTATGCCATCCAGAACACCTACGGGGGGCCGGCGGGTCTGCGGCGGTTCGTGGATGCCTGTCATGCGCGCGGGCTGGCCGTGGTCCTGGACGTGGTTTACAACCACCTGGGGCCCGAGGGCAATCCCCTCTGGGGGCTGGCGCCCTATTTCACGGAGGCGTATCGGACGCCCTGGGGGGCGGCGATCAACTTCGACGGCCCCTGGAGCGACGAAGTGCGGGCCTATTTCATCGAAAACGCCAAGCGCTGGATCCGGGATTTCCACGTGGACGCGTTGCGCCTGGACGCGGTGCATGCCATCGTGGACCCTTCGGCGCGGCCCTTCCTCGGGGAGCTGGCGGACGAGGTCCATGCGCTGGGGCGATCCCTAGGGCGGCGGGTGTATCTCATCGCGGAGAGCGACCGGAACGATCCGCGCCTGGTGGCGCCCCCCGAGCGCGGCGGGGACGGTCTGGATGCGGTGTGGAACGACGACTTTCATCACGCGCTTCATGCGCTTCTCACGGGCGAGAGGGAGGGCTACTACCGGGACTTCGGCACCCTGGGGCAGCTGGGGCGCGCCTTCACGGACGGATTCGTCTACGCGGGGGAATACTCCGAGTTTCGGGGGCGTCGGCACGGGGCTTCGTCGGCCCGGGTGCGCGGGGAGCAGCTGGTGGTGTTCGCCCAGAACCATGATCAGGTGGGGAACCGTCCGAAGGGGGAGCGGCTGGCCGCGCAGGTGTCGTTCGAGGAGCTGAAGTTGGCGGCGGGCGCGGTGCTTCTGGCGCCGAACGTGCCCCTCTTTTTCATGGGGGAAGAGTACGGGGAGACGGCGCCTTTTCTTTACTTCGTCAGCCATGGGGATCCGGGCCTGGTGGAGGCGGTCCGCCGCGGGCGAAGCGAGGAGGCCCGTCGATGGGGGGTCTCCGAGGGGATTCCGGATCCTCAGGCGGAGGAGACGTTTCTCCGCAGCAAGCTCGATCGGACGCTGGCCCGCCGTCCGGCCGGGAAGGCGCTCCGGGAGTACGTGCGTGCGTTTCTCGAGCTTCGCCGGCGGCTGCCGGCCCTGGCGCGGCTGAACAAGGAAGCGACTTCGGTCCAGGTCCGGGAAGCGGAGCGGGTGCTCCTGGTGCATCGGGCGGCGGGAGGGCGGGCGCTGGGGGTGCTCAATTTCGCGCGTGCGTCCCGGCGGGTCACGCTTCCGGCGGCGGGCGGGCGATGGGCGAAGGAACTGGACTCGGCGGATCCGCGTTGGGGCGGGCCGGGGACGCGCGCGCCGGAAGGGCTGGATCTCGCGGCGCCGGCGGAGGTGGATGTCGCCCCGTCGAGCGTGGTGGTTTATTCGGCTCCCGAGCCGCCGGTGGAGGGATGGGCGGGGGCGGTTTCGGGAACCTGA
- a CDS encoding tetratricopeptide repeat protein — protein MSAREGEVTRVLRRIAQTLDRGKYDEALRDLLHLSEKYPDAGEIRPQIAEVLLRRGESRARKGRLREARDDFERALHWSRRPAALVALARTLMAEGKLDRADELLNAALEIDDRHGPTHEAIGHLLMRWEEYAEAARAFEQALGLGHATPELYRAVWDAYMRLGRPERAHELLVEGAGRFPDDAALQAAAGDSFVLAHGDSDAARPYWERAVALDPRNAGALFSLAADAAGRGDRAVALEFLRRAAAADLESARRRWREDLASPLSKFADFARDSEFRAALGWVND, from the coding sequence ATGAGCGCGCGCGAAGGAGAAGTGACCCGGGTTCTCCGGCGCATCGCGCAGACCCTGGATCGCGGCAAGTACGACGAGGCGCTGCGGGACCTCCTTCATCTGTCCGAGAAATACCCCGACGCCGGGGAGATCCGGCCGCAGATCGCGGAGGTTCTTCTTCGCCGCGGAGAGTCCCGCGCCCGCAAGGGGCGGCTCCGCGAAGCCCGGGACGATTTCGAACGGGCCCTTCACTGGTCCCGGCGCCCGGCCGCCCTCGTGGCGCTGGCCCGCACCCTTATGGCCGAGGGGAAACTCGACCGGGCGGACGAACTCTTGAACGCCGCCCTCGAGATCGACGACCGTCACGGCCCCACGCACGAGGCGATCGGGCATCTCCTCATGCGATGGGAGGAATACGCCGAGGCCGCCCGCGCCTTCGAGCAGGCGCTGGGGCTGGGCCATGCCACGCCGGAACTCTACCGCGCTGTCTGGGACGCCTACATGCGCCTTGGGCGCCCCGAGCGGGCGCACGAGCTGCTCGTGGAGGGCGCCGGGCGTTTTCCCGACGACGCGGCGCTCCAGGCCGCGGCGGGGGACTCCTTTGTCCTGGCGCACGGGGATTCCGACGCCGCCCGCCCGTATTGGGAACGGGCCGTGGCGCTCGATCCCCGGAACGCCGGCGCTCTGTTCAGCCTGGCCGCCGACGCGGCCGGCCGCGGGGATCGCGCGGTCGCCCTGGAGTTCCTCCGGCGCGCGGCCGCGGCGGACCTGGAGTCGGCCCGCCGCCGCTGGCGCGAAGATCTGGCTTCCCCCCTCTCGAAATTCGCGGACTTCGCCCGCGATTCCGAGTTCCGCGCCGCCCTCGGCTGGGTCAACGACTGA
- a CDS encoding FHA domain-containing protein, translating into MSRFVAVEGPLRGKSFEVTELASIGRGEACAVRLEGRHVSRIHARLERRGDSMVIRDNDSRNGIYVNGRAVQEATLAPGDEVEIGEHVLVFDPPGEPPAEPTRGARVLATCTDPFAPLGEPDPRLEPLLRQAAAIVAADAERDVAKRLLEACLATLPAERGFVMLQEASGALRPMARKAPAGEEFFLSSVLQARLERERAAILARDILRRPPRAGQAVGILAAPLATPGRFHGLLYLDAALAAPEEHPRFTRADLRFAAALSSFAAMRVAQLGRPNPLDGLGEKPLPDLRAAFEKECAVEALRRHGGNLDAAAKFLGLTRATLDEKLKVLGLLEAPSSPPPAR; encoded by the coding sequence ATGAGCCGATTCGTCGCCGTGGAGGGCCCCCTGCGGGGCAAGTCGTTCGAGGTGACGGAGCTCGCCTCCATCGGACGGGGCGAGGCGTGCGCCGTGCGGCTGGAGGGCAGGCACGTCTCCCGGATCCACGCGCGCCTGGAGCGGCGCGGGGACTCCATGGTGATCCGGGACAACGACAGCCGGAACGGAATCTACGTGAACGGGCGGGCGGTGCAGGAGGCGACCCTGGCGCCGGGGGACGAGGTCGAGATCGGCGAGCACGTGCTCGTTTTCGATCCCCCGGGGGAGCCGCCGGCGGAGCCCACGCGGGGAGCCCGGGTTCTGGCGACGTGTACGGATCCGTTCGCGCCGCTCGGGGAGCCCGATCCGCGCCTGGAGCCCCTGCTCCGGCAGGCGGCGGCGATCGTCGCGGCGGACGCGGAGCGGGACGTGGCCAAACGGCTCCTGGAAGCGTGCCTGGCGACGCTTCCGGCGGAGCGCGGATTCGTGATGCTCCAGGAGGCGTCGGGGGCGCTGCGGCCGATGGCGCGGAAGGCGCCGGCGGGGGAGGAGTTTTTCCTCTCGAGCGTCCTTCAGGCGCGGCTGGAGCGGGAGCGGGCGGCGATCCTGGCGCGGGACATCCTGCGCCGCCCTCCGCGGGCGGGTCAGGCGGTGGGGATTCTGGCGGCGCCGCTGGCGACCCCCGGAAGGTTCCACGGCCTTCTCTATCTGGATGCAGCCTTGGCCGCGCCGGAGGAACATCCGCGGTTCACGCGGGCGGATCTTCGCTTCGCCGCGGCGCTCTCGTCCTTTGCGGCGATGCGGGTGGCTCAGCTCGGGCGCCCGAATCCGCTGGACGGGCTCGGTGAAAAGCCGCTCCCGGACCTCCGCGCCGCCTTCGAAAAGGAGTGCGCCGTGGAGGCGCTCCGGCGCCACGGCGGGAATCTCGACGCGGCGGCGAAGTTCCTGGGACTCACGCGGGCGACTTTGGACGAAAAGCTCAAGGTTCTGGGGCTTCTGGAAGCGCCGTCCTCCCCTCCGCCGGCCCGGTGA